A stretch of the Bacillus anthracis str. Vollum genome encodes the following:
- the yunB gene encoding sporulation protein YunB: MSIFRSKNSRFRRGPISFRHILLMSFILFVILLVQGLWIVNSSIQPTLMKYGEVETHKMATAVMTKAVKDRIDEGFDVDSLMKVQNDKNGKVSTINLNTKQVNEIVTSTTTYIEKYLQQVEQGNLNGLGISEKNGATMAVPFGRVTNNALLGNIGPDIPIDFTTIGHVNTDIKQKIEPHGINTTAIQIIMEMEVTLQVVIPFHTKEIKVKQNVPIATRIVQGEVPTYYGSGSVVVPNKKKTDS, encoded by the coding sequence ATGAGTATATTTCGTTCGAAAAATTCGCGGTTTCGAAGGGGACCTATTTCCTTTCGGCACATACTGCTTATGTCGTTTATTCTTTTTGTCATATTACTCGTGCAAGGATTATGGATTGTGAATAGCAGCATTCAGCCGACACTAATGAAATATGGAGAAGTAGAGACACATAAAATGGCGACAGCGGTTATGACGAAGGCGGTAAAAGATAGAATTGATGAAGGGTTCGATGTCGATTCATTAATGAAAGTACAAAATGATAAAAACGGAAAAGTATCCACAATTAATTTAAATACGAAGCAAGTAAATGAAATTGTAACGTCAACGACCACGTACATAGAAAAATATTTACAGCAAGTAGAACAAGGGAATTTAAATGGGCTAGGTATTTCTGAAAAAAACGGGGCAACGATGGCAGTTCCTTTTGGCCGTGTAACAAATAATGCGCTTCTTGGAAATATAGGACCCGATATTCCAATTGATTTCACGACGATTGGTCATGTAAATACGGATATTAAACAAAAAATTGAACCACACGGGATCAATACGACAGCGATTCAAATTATTATGGAGATGGAAGTCACGTTGCAAGTGGTTATTCCATTTCATACGAAAGAAATAAAAGTGAAACAAAATGTTCCAATTGCGACGCGCATTGTTCAAGGAGAAGTGCCTACTTATTATGGAAGCGGAAGTGTTGTTGTACCTAATAAAAAGAAAACGGATAGTTAG
- a CDS encoding YbaK/EbsC family protein has protein sequence MYEDVLALLHKTNASYEKFEHEPVLDYETDRIVRERLGLQGTPSKSLFLKSKSGDYYVFFTLEGTRLNRGEMKELTGERLSLCSPDELRDKTGCTPGCVAPFGYSHDVTIIVDSAIYTYDKILITPGVPEFTIELSTEELKKILLTCSNAVLEYKQKES, from the coding sequence ATGTACGAAGATGTACTTGCATTACTACATAAAACAAATGCTTCTTATGAAAAATTTGAGCACGAACCAGTACTCGATTATGAAACAGATCGGATCGTGCGGGAGAGGCTTGGCTTACAAGGCACTCCAAGTAAAAGCTTATTTTTAAAATCAAAGTCTGGAGATTATTACGTATTTTTCACGTTAGAGGGCACAAGGCTCAATAGAGGGGAGATGAAAGAACTAACAGGAGAACGCTTATCTCTCTGTTCTCCTGATGAACTGCGAGACAAAACTGGTTGCACGCCGGGATGTGTCGCTCCTTTCGGGTATTCACACGATGTAACAATTATTGTGGATAGCGCTATTTATACGTACGATAAAATTTTAATTACACCTGGTGTACCTGAATTTACAATTGAATTATCCACAGAGGAATTAAAAAAGATTTTATTAACATGTTCAAATGCTGTTTTGGAGTATAAACAAAAAGAGAGCTAA
- the lipA gene encoding lipoyl synthase, with protein MTKQTEYKRKPEWLKIKLNTNENYTGLKKMMRSKNLHTVCEEAKCPNIHECWAVRKTATFMILGAVCTRACRFCAVKTGLPTELDLQEPERVADSVVQMGLKHVVITAVARDDLKDGGAAVFAETVRAVRRKNPFTSIEVLPSDMGGVEENLKMLMDAKPDILNHNIETVRRLSNRVRARAKYDRSLEFLRRAKEMQPDIPTKSSIMVGLGETREDLIEAMDDLRANNVDILTLGQYLQPSKKHLPVLKYYPPAEFAELKEIALSKGFSHCEAGPLVRSSYHADEQVRSAKEKTAEAK; from the coding sequence ATGACAAAACAAACAGAATATAAGCGCAAGCCCGAATGGTTGAAAATTAAGTTAAACACGAATGAAAACTATACAGGCTTAAAGAAAATGATGCGTTCTAAGAATCTTCATACAGTTTGTGAAGAAGCGAAATGTCCGAATATTCATGAATGCTGGGCTGTAAGAAAAACAGCAACATTTATGATTTTAGGAGCAGTATGTACACGTGCTTGTCGTTTCTGTGCGGTTAAAACAGGCTTACCAACAGAGCTTGATTTACAAGAGCCAGAACGCGTAGCAGATTCTGTAGTACAAATGGGCTTAAAGCACGTTGTTATAACAGCGGTTGCACGTGATGATTTAAAAGACGGGGGAGCAGCTGTTTTTGCTGAAACAGTACGCGCTGTACGTCGTAAAAATCCATTTACGTCAATCGAAGTATTACCATCTGATATGGGTGGAGTAGAAGAAAACTTAAAAATGTTAATGGATGCAAAACCAGATATTTTAAACCATAACATTGAAACAGTACGTCGATTATCTAACCGAGTTCGCGCTAGAGCAAAATATGACCGTTCATTAGAGTTTTTACGTCGAGCGAAAGAAATGCAGCCTGATATTCCAACTAAATCGAGCATTATGGTCGGCTTAGGGGAAACGAGAGAAGATTTAATTGAAGCAATGGATGACTTACGTGCAAACAATGTGGATATTTTAACTCTTGGACAATACCTACAACCATCTAAGAAGCATTTACCAGTTCTTAAATATTATCCACCAGCAGAATTTGCAGAGCTTAAAGAAATTGCACTTAGCAAAGGATTTAGCCACTGTGAAGCTGGCCCACTTGTGCGTTCTTCTTACCATGCGGACGAGCAAGTTCGTTCTGCAAAAGAAAAAACAGCAGAAGCAAAATAA
- a CDS encoding DUF3055 domain-containing protein, producing MEERFFLYDDTVATKTRFVSFMGENERHDLALLYSDRHYGKTIVLDMQRNKFAIIGADDLNEPGYLEHAFSMTEEIAEELRSFLFELI from the coding sequence ATGGAAGAACGTTTCTTTCTGTACGACGACACTGTCGCTACAAAAACTCGTTTCGTTAGCTTTATGGGAGAAAATGAGCGTCATGATTTAGCGCTATTATACTCCGATCGTCATTACGGTAAAACGATTGTCCTTGATATGCAGCGCAATAAATTTGCAATCATCGGTGCTGACGATTTAAACGAACCAGGCTACTTAGAGCACGCATTTTCTATGACTGAAGAAATTGCTGAAGAACTACGCTCATTTTTATTTGAACTTATATAA
- a CDS encoding YutD family protein, which translates to MEQKQEIHATVSINNVQYEVIKNFRDGFSEEAFKERYAEILNKYDYIVGDWGYEQLRLRGFFDDSNQRATYDTKISTLSEYLYEYCNFGCAHFVLRKVKK; encoded by the coding sequence ATGGAGCAAAAGCAAGAGATTCATGCTACGGTGAGCATTAATAATGTGCAGTACGAAGTAATTAAAAACTTTCGTGACGGTTTTAGTGAAGAAGCATTTAAAGAGCGCTATGCAGAAATTTTAAATAAATATGATTACATCGTTGGAGACTGGGGATATGAGCAACTTAGATTGCGCGGTTTCTTTGATGATAGTAACCAACGTGCGACATATGATACAAAAATTAGTACGTTATCGGAGTATTTATACGAGTATTGTAACTTCGGTTGTGCACACTTCGTATTACGAAAAGTGAAGAAGTAA
- the glpX gene encoding class II fructose-bisphosphatase → MERELALEIVRVTEAAALASAQWMGRGKKNEADDAATTAMRDMFDSVNMAGTVVIGEGELDEAPMLYIGEELGTGNGPEVDIAVDPLEGTNIVAKGLANAMAVIAIADKGNLLHAPDMYMEKIAVGPKAAGKISLDDPIEKTIEIVAEANNKKIRDLTVIVQERERHQDIIDRVRAKGARVKLFGDGDVGASIATALPGTGIDLFVGIGGAPEGVISAAALKCLEGEMQARLVPMNEEEEARCREMGLEDPRQLLMLDDLVSGDDAIFSATGVSAGELLDGVKFLGGDLAETYSIVMRYKTRTVRFIKTHHHLDHKPHLNLDI, encoded by the coding sequence TTGGAACGTGAACTCGCACTAGAAATTGTCCGTGTAACAGAAGCAGCAGCATTAGCATCCGCACAGTGGATGGGCCGCGGAAAGAAAAATGAAGCAGATGATGCAGCAACTACAGCAATGCGTGATATGTTCGATTCAGTAAACATGGCAGGTACAGTTGTAATTGGTGAAGGAGAACTTGATGAAGCACCGATGTTATATATTGGTGAAGAACTAGGAACAGGTAACGGTCCCGAAGTAGACATCGCCGTTGACCCATTAGAAGGTACAAACATCGTTGCAAAAGGTCTTGCAAACGCAATGGCAGTTATCGCAATCGCAGATAAAGGAAACCTTCTTCATGCTCCTGATATGTACATGGAAAAAATCGCGGTTGGTCCAAAAGCAGCTGGTAAAATTAGCTTAGATGATCCAATTGAAAAAACAATTGAAATTGTAGCAGAAGCTAACAATAAAAAGATTCGCGATCTAACAGTTATCGTTCAAGAACGTGAACGTCATCAAGATATTATTGATCGTGTTCGTGCTAAAGGTGCACGTGTAAAATTATTTGGTGACGGTGATGTCGGTGCGTCAATCGCAACAGCACTACCTGGAACTGGTATCGACTTATTCGTAGGTATTGGCGGAGCTCCAGAAGGCGTTATTTCTGCAGCAGCATTAAAGTGTCTTGAAGGTGAAATGCAAGCTCGTTTAGTTCCAATGAACGAAGAAGAAGAAGCTCGTTGTCGTGAAATGGGATTAGAAGACCCTCGTCAACTTCTTATGTTAGATGACTTAGTATCTGGGGATGATGCAATCTTCTCAGCAACTGGTGTATCTGCTGGTGAGTTATTAGACGGCGTAAAATTCCTAGGCGGAGATTTAGCTGAAACATACTCTATCGTAATGCGTTACAAAACAAGAACAGTACGATTCATTAAAACGCATCACCATTTAGATCATAAACCACACTTAAACTTAGATATTTAA
- a CDS encoding histidine phosphatase family protein encodes MKKIIVIRHCSATGQERDAELTTDGKKQANTLATFLLEHHPQIDHIISSPFVRAIDSIRPYARQANLSIQEDERLAERILSDVPMDDWMQKLESTFTNIDIAFSGGESTKQATDRAISLIQHVLKLNYTTTLLVTHGNLLTLILKYFDHTIGFHEWKALTNPDVYEIVIDEQCTIKRLWEASSK; translated from the coding sequence ATGAAAAAAATTATTGTCATACGACATTGTTCAGCAACTGGCCAAGAACGTGATGCCGAATTAACGACCGATGGAAAAAAACAAGCAAACACCCTTGCTACATTCCTCTTAGAGCACCATCCACAAATAGACCATATTATTTCAAGCCCATTTGTGCGAGCTATCGATTCTATTCGGCCCTATGCACGCCAAGCCAATTTGTCTATCCAAGAAGATGAACGATTAGCTGAACGCATATTAAGCGACGTTCCAATGGACGATTGGATGCAAAAACTAGAATCTACTTTTACAAATATAGATATTGCCTTTTCAGGCGGGGAGTCAACGAAACAAGCAACGGATCGTGCTATATCGCTTATCCAACACGTTTTAAAATTAAACTATACTACAACACTACTTGTTACACATGGCAATTTACTTACACTCATTTTAAAGTACTTTGATCATACGATTGGCTTTCATGAATGGAAAGCTTTAACGAATCCTGATGTTTACGAAATTGTAATTGATGAACAATGTACTATAAAACGATTATGGGAAGCATCATCCAAGTAA
- a CDS encoding NAD(P)H-dependent oxidoreductase, producing MKHVIVYAHPNTESFNHAILETVKSELEEKGHEVRVRDLYELNFNPVLGASNFISFSQGNTPADIKEEQEHISWADTITFIYPVWWAGLPAILKGYVDRVFSHGFAYAYGENGIEKLLSGKKGLLLSTMGNTKEAYTAGGMFDAMKKTADVGIFEFTGIETIEHTFYTSVPSVDDSVRKQYLEEVKDVVNRAF from the coding sequence ATGAAACATGTAATCGTTTATGCACACCCAAATACAGAAAGCTTCAACCATGCGATTTTAGAAACGGTAAAAAGTGAATTAGAAGAAAAAGGTCATGAAGTACGGGTTCGCGATCTATATGAATTAAACTTCAATCCAGTATTAGGCGCTTCCAATTTCATCTCATTTTCTCAAGGAAACACACCAGCAGATATTAAAGAAGAGCAAGAGCATATCTCTTGGGCTGATACCATTACATTCATTTACCCAGTTTGGTGGGCGGGACTTCCTGCTATTTTAAAAGGATACGTTGACCGTGTATTTAGCCACGGCTTCGCTTATGCTTACGGTGAGAATGGTATTGAAAAGTTATTAAGCGGTAAAAAAGGCTTATTATTATCTACAATGGGAAATACGAAAGAGGCATACACAGCAGGCGGTATGTTTGACGCAATGAAGAAAACCGCGGATGTTGGTATTTTTGAATTTACAGGCATTGAAACAATTGAGCATACATTCTATACGAGTGTTCCTTCTGTGGATGACAGTGTGCGTAAACAATATCTTGAAGAGGTTAAAGATGTTGTGAATCGTGCATTTTAA
- a CDS encoding MerR family transcriptional regulator, with translation MAMKVKEVANLVGISVRTLHHYDEIGLLTPDETTESGYRLYSNENLEMLQQILFFKELGFPLKKIKEIIMSPSFDRKEALQLHKKMLLEKRARLDKVIATIDKTIQHTKGEIEMTNKEKFKGFDFSHNPYEEEARERWGDAAVDKANEYAKGMSKEKQEEFNAIYRNLAALRHGAPDSKEAQEAIKVWYDYLQNFSHYSLDAFKGLGQMYVADERFTKNIDKFGEGLAQFMCDAMEVYADRNK, from the coding sequence ATGGCAATGAAGGTAAAAGAAGTAGCTAATTTAGTTGGAATTAGTGTGCGCACACTGCATCATTATGATGAAATCGGGTTGTTAACCCCAGACGAGACGACAGAGTCTGGATATCGTCTGTATTCCAATGAAAATTTAGAAATGTTGCAGCAAATTTTATTTTTTAAAGAACTAGGCTTCCCTTTGAAGAAAATTAAAGAAATTATCATGAGTCCATCATTTGACCGGAAAGAGGCATTACAGCTTCATAAGAAAATGCTTCTTGAAAAGCGTGCTAGGTTAGATAAAGTGATTGCGACGATTGATAAAACAATTCAGCATACAAAAGGAGAGATTGAAATGACGAACAAAGAGAAATTTAAAGGATTCGATTTCAGCCATAACCCATATGAAGAAGAAGCACGTGAAAGATGGGGAGACGCAGCTGTAGATAAAGCGAATGAATATGCAAAAGGTATGTCAAAAGAGAAGCAAGAAGAGTTTAATGCTATTTACAGAAATTTAGCGGCGCTTAGACACGGTGCTCCAGATTCCAAAGAGGCGCAAGAAGCTATCAAAGTATGGTACGATTACTTGCAAAACTTCAGTCACTATTCATTAGATGCTTTTAAGGGGCTCGGTCAAATGTACGTCGCTGATGAGCGCTTTACGAAAAATATCGATAAGTTTGGCGAAGGTTTAGCGCAGTTTATGTGCGATGCGATGGAAGTTTATGCGGATCGTAATAAATAG
- a CDS encoding M23 family metallopeptidase, producing MLRKISLLLSICFLLHQNIAYGEDNQQSIYEKRMALYKETEQSSGIPWYYLAAMDQYERNIRSVRKDIPKKPDAIISLYFKPEIWAGPVNGNDTLPHTIALFGGLGLDGDKDGFANANNDRDLLHTAATILKKQGTSEERIKIMLWEYYRRAKTVDLITEYAQIYKHYGRINLEGNAFPLPIRSDHSYRSTFGAGRSFGGRRVHEGTDIFAGYGVPVRSTCYGIIETKGWNRLGGWRIGIRDLHNNYHYYAHLGGFSKEIQLGQIVEPGKVIGFVGSTGYGPPGTAGKFPPHLHFGMYKDNGYTEWAFDPYMHLSLWERKERANTKR from the coding sequence ATGCTTCGAAAAATTTCTCTTTTGCTTTCGATTTGCTTTCTTCTCCACCAAAACATCGCTTACGGTGAAGATAATCAGCAAAGCATATACGAAAAGCGCATGGCACTATATAAAGAAACCGAGCAATCTTCAGGCATTCCGTGGTATTACTTAGCTGCAATGGATCAATATGAAAGAAATATACGGAGCGTAAGAAAAGATATTCCGAAAAAACCAGATGCCATCATTTCCCTTTATTTCAAACCAGAAATATGGGCTGGACCTGTTAACGGTAACGACACTCTCCCCCATACAATTGCTCTATTTGGCGGGTTAGGTTTAGATGGTGACAAAGATGGATTTGCAAATGCAAATAACGACCGTGACCTTCTGCATACAGCAGCAACAATTTTAAAGAAACAAGGAACGTCAGAAGAACGTATCAAAATCATGCTCTGGGAATATTATAGACGTGCAAAAACAGTTGATTTAATTACCGAATACGCCCAAATTTATAAACATTATGGACGTATTAATTTAGAAGGAAATGCGTTTCCCCTTCCTATTCGCAGTGACCATAGCTACCGTAGTACTTTCGGCGCTGGGAGAAGTTTTGGCGGAAGAAGGGTTCATGAAGGAACCGATATATTCGCAGGCTATGGCGTACCAGTAAGATCCACTTGCTATGGCATTATTGAAACAAAGGGCTGGAATCGCCTTGGCGGATGGCGCATCGGTATTCGCGACCTTCATAATAATTATCATTATTACGCTCACTTAGGCGGGTTCTCAAAAGAAATACAGCTTGGACAAATTGTCGAGCCCGGAAAAGTAATCGGATTTGTTGGTAGCACCGGTTACGGTCCTCCCGGCACAGCTGGAAAATTCCCGCCTCACTTACATTTCGGCATGTATAAAGACAACGGTTATACAGAATGGGCTTTCGATCCATACATGCATTTAAGTCTTTGGGAGCGAAAAGAACGCGCAAATACAAAACGATAA
- a CDS encoding YunC family protein — MVNVEPIIIDNYTFIAVSVKLPKTNLLAVMSDKGYIMCGALDVGLLNEKLGDRGIIAGRAVGVRTIEQLLEAPLESVTIEAEALGITAGTIGKEALLKMR; from the coding sequence ATGGTTAATGTGGAGCCAATTATAATCGATAATTATACGTTTATTGCGGTTAGCGTCAAACTTCCAAAGACAAATTTGCTAGCTGTAATGAGCGATAAAGGATATATTATGTGCGGTGCATTAGATGTAGGTCTTTTAAATGAGAAGTTAGGAGATCGTGGTATTATTGCTGGCCGCGCGGTTGGTGTAAGAACGATTGAACAACTTCTTGAAGCGCCGCTAGAATCAGTAACGATTGAAGCCGAAGCTTTAGGTATTACGGCTGGCACAATCGGAAAAGAAGCATTATTAAAAATGAGATAA
- a CDS encoding DUF86 domain-containing protein: MYFVDRKKIEQMLVCLERATSTFQEKKIYETEFEFYALERIAHLMIDSVLDVGNAMIDGFIMRDPGSYEDIIDILMDERVISAEDGQGMKEIILLRKMLTQDYIQMNHDELYKTIQKHIAVVEKYPANIRSYLEKELGPVSAFVPE; the protein is encoded by the coding sequence ATGTATTTTGTAGACAGAAAGAAAATAGAACAAATGCTAGTATGTTTAGAACGAGCAACAAGTACATTTCAAGAGAAAAAGATATATGAAACCGAGTTTGAATTTTACGCATTAGAACGCATAGCGCATCTAATGATTGATTCTGTATTAGATGTAGGGAATGCGATGATTGATGGATTTATTATGCGCGATCCAGGAAGCTATGAAGATATTATTGATATTTTAATGGACGAGCGAGTGATAAGTGCAGAAGATGGACAAGGGATGAAAGAAATTATCCTTCTTCGAAAAATGCTTACGCAAGATTATATTCAAATGAATCATGATGAATTATATAAGACGATTCAAAAACATATTGCAGTGGTAGAGAAATACCCAGCAAATATTCGCAGTTATTTAGAAAAGGAATTAGGACCTGTATCTGCATTTGTACCAGAATAA
- a CDS encoding helix-turn-helix transcriptional regulator, which produces MGEARTTKDEIIQLLKVKGEHTVAELAEILEITEMAIRRHLSNLEKDGFIYSKMVRQHVGRPTYLYGLSEKGEDTFPKEYKQFAIDMLEDLARMGDEQILRYVLKERTKRMEEQLQKRVSNQKNLAYKVQEIAAMQEKNGYMVQIKRDGENSFVIEKQNCPLKEIAERFPQVCEDEKEMYNRLFAGADVKTLANMCEGDCSCSYQVKEKK; this is translated from the coding sequence ATGGGGGAAGCACGGACGACGAAAGATGAAATTATCCAATTGTTGAAAGTAAAGGGAGAGCACACGGTAGCGGAACTAGCTGAAATTTTAGAGATTACAGAAATGGCGATTCGAAGACATTTAAGTAATCTTGAGAAAGATGGTTTCATCTATTCTAAGATGGTAAGGCAACATGTCGGAAGACCAACTTATTTGTATGGATTAAGCGAAAAGGGAGAAGATACATTCCCGAAAGAGTATAAGCAATTTGCGATTGATATGCTAGAAGATTTAGCTCGAATGGGCGATGAACAAATACTTCGTTACGTTTTAAAAGAGAGAACGAAGCGAATGGAAGAACAGCTGCAAAAGCGAGTGAGTAATCAAAAGAATTTAGCATATAAAGTGCAAGAGATAGCGGCGATGCAAGAGAAAAATGGTTATATGGTTCAAATTAAGAGAGACGGAGAGAACTCTTTCGTAATTGAAAAACAAAACTGTCCGTTAAAGGAAATTGCAGAGAGATTCCCGCAAGTATGTGAAGATGAAAAAGAGATGTATAATCGTTTATTTGCAGGAGCAGATGTAAAGACGCTAGCAAACATGTGCGAGGGCGATTGTAGTTGTTCTTATCAAGTAAAAGAGAAAAAATGA
- a CDS encoding TIGR01457 family HAD-type hydrolase, with the protein MYKGYLIDLDGTMYRGEEQIEEASDFVKALGERGIPYLFVTNNSTRKPEQVAEKLVRFDIPAKAEQVFTTSMATANFIYERKQDATVYMIGEEGLHDALVEKGFELVDENPDFVVVGLDRDITYEKLAKACLAVRNGATFISTNGDIAIPTERGLLPGNGSLTSVVAVSTGVDPIFIGKPESIIMEQALKVLGIEKNEALIVGDNYDTDILAGINAGMHTLLVHTGVTTVEKLTEYEVQPTQVVHNLTEWIEKM; encoded by the coding sequence ATGTATAAAGGTTACTTAATTGACTTAGACGGTACAATGTATCGCGGAGAAGAACAAATTGAAGAAGCGAGCGACTTTGTAAAAGCATTAGGAGAGCGCGGCATTCCATATTTATTCGTTACGAATAACTCAACTCGTAAACCAGAACAGGTAGCAGAAAAACTTGTTCGTTTCGATATTCCAGCGAAAGCAGAGCAAGTATTCACAACGAGTATGGCAACAGCAAACTTTATTTATGAACGTAAACAAGACGCAACTGTATATATGATTGGTGAAGAAGGCTTACATGATGCACTTGTGGAAAAAGGATTTGAACTTGTGGATGAAAATCCTGATTTCGTTGTTGTCGGTTTAGATCGTGACATCACATATGAAAAATTAGCAAAAGCTTGTCTTGCTGTGCGTAACGGCGCAACGTTTATTTCTACAAATGGAGACATTGCCATTCCGACTGAGCGCGGATTATTACCAGGTAACGGTTCATTAACATCAGTTGTAGCAGTATCAACAGGCGTGGATCCAATCTTTATCGGAAAACCAGAATCAATCATTATGGAACAAGCTTTAAAAGTGCTTGGCATAGAAAAGAATGAAGCCTTAATAGTTGGGGATAACTACGATACAGACATTTTAGCAGGAATAAATGCCGGTATGCATACGCTTCTTGTCCACACTGGAGTCACAACTGTGGAGAAGTTAACAGAATACGAAGTTCAACCGACGCAAGTTGTACATAACTTGACGGAGTGGATTGAGAAGATGTAA
- a CDS encoding YhcN/YlaJ family sporulation lipoprotein, whose product MKKQIILSLLTLSLFAGCQTNKAEMEREEGSRVLVSNKNDMYHTENTNTRLTRVGYSSKQKHEVSNKQVGAINREKVAEMITSMTVKLPDVTNAATLVTDDEVFVVYRANTTDSKLVADQVYRTALSIVPRYYKAYVSTDQKLISQIQGLQSGALNDTEYTQSLDMLKREMSKNPHLNNTGDQTLNDMIKK is encoded by the coding sequence GTGAAAAAACAAATTATACTTTCTCTCCTTACGCTTTCCTTATTTGCAGGCTGCCAAACAAATAAAGCCGAAATGGAACGTGAAGAAGGAAGTCGTGTTCTTGTTTCCAATAAAAACGACATGTATCATACGGAAAATACAAATACACGATTAACGAGAGTCGGTTATTCATCTAAACAAAAGCATGAAGTATCTAATAAACAAGTAGGAGCCATTAACCGTGAGAAAGTTGCTGAAATGATTACAAGCATGACAGTCAAACTTCCTGACGTTACAAACGCTGCTACGCTCGTTACCGATGATGAAGTATTTGTTGTATACCGTGCAAACACAACGGATTCGAAACTTGTAGCAGATCAAGTATATAGAACTGCTTTATCCATCGTCCCTCGCTATTATAAAGCATATGTATCAACAGACCAAAAGTTGATTTCTCAAATTCAAGGACTTCAATCTGGCGCATTAAATGATACAGAATATACGCAAAGCCTCGATATGTTAAAGCGTGAAATGAGTAAAAATCCTCATTTGAACAATACAGGGGATCAGACTTTAAATGATATGATAAAAAAATAA
- a CDS encoding YhfC family intramembrane metalloprotease — MHNRYVHILESGENMVSNTVIASIIFQLIVSILVPIIVLVYFRKKYNINWKVVGVGVLIFIGFTQILETPFHLFMRGNPAIAPILENPFVFALYGGLTAGIFEELGRFVAFFFLLKKYQEYKDGFAYGIGHGGIESILVGGFSAFQALIFANSINNGSFAQMVEKMPELSRLQDMLIQQPAYLYFLGSLERIMALVLQIAFTMLVLYAVKQKKYIFLVYAILFHAFVDFFAALYQTKTINIFVAEGITLLFTIGAVVLIRKMKEKLMSVPE; from the coding sequence ATGCATAATAGATATGTACATATATTAGAAAGCGGTGAAAATATGGTTTCAAATACTGTAATTGCCAGCATCATCTTTCAACTCATTGTCTCGATTCTGGTCCCAATTATTGTACTCGTTTATTTCCGTAAAAAATATAATATAAATTGGAAAGTAGTCGGCGTTGGTGTTCTTATCTTTATCGGATTTACTCAAATTCTCGAAACACCATTCCACCTATTTATGCGCGGTAATCCAGCAATCGCTCCAATTTTAGAAAATCCATTTGTCTTCGCACTGTATGGCGGACTCACTGCTGGTATTTTTGAAGAATTAGGACGCTTCGTTGCCTTCTTCTTCTTACTAAAAAAATATCAAGAATATAAAGATGGCTTCGCTTACGGAATTGGTCACGGTGGCATTGAATCCATTTTAGTTGGCGGATTCTCTGCATTCCAAGCACTTATATTTGCGAATTCAATTAACAACGGTAGCTTCGCTCAGATGGTAGAAAAAATGCCAGAGCTAAGCCGTCTACAGGACATGTTAATTCAGCAACCTGCCTACTTATACTTCCTTGGTAGCTTAGAAAGAATTATGGCACTCGTGCTGCAAATTGCCTTTACAATGCTTGTCTTATACGCAGTGAAGCAGAAGAAATATATCTTCCTTGTGTACGCTATACTATTCCATGCATTCGTAGATTTCTTCGCAGCACTTTACCAAACGAAAACAATCAACATCTTTGTTGCAGAAGGAATTACCCTTCTCTTTACCATTGGTGCTGTTGTTCTTATTCGTAAAATGAAAGAGAAATTAATGAGTGTGCCAGAATAA